The following proteins are co-located in the Procambarus clarkii isolate CNS0578487 chromosome 4, FALCON_Pclarkii_2.0, whole genome shotgun sequence genome:
- the LOC123749485 gene encoding uncharacterized protein produces the protein MPKTRLFVGGLSEKVDEDALGSRLSRFGTVSGIDLKERTDADGNVMLKFSYVNIDAPSSKIDECIRQLNGCSWLGSQLRVEPAKESFLDRLSRERASIKQQQQESGHKEKIDKSPAITFTKPVKKDDSINVKRSLKDCEVENDASLEEGIKKKKKHKTSNRESNASEISVSEDAVPTVDAQEEKRKKKRRSTDHSSAAEPEQSMSAKCKSKKKHKAEEEMMSSFKKFSSVWADSDDDTNDQNKSNADVGDVMAGSDEGFFIDLEPDKLEPVASASKKARKKEKRDETNMRVGEHVNDGHNTGTVQDDHQAQVESLADLKASDGCFTNLKHDGAEGSISNKLLPSSQEQEAKQTMISEREEGKKYVKVDKDLNFGKSSSGFSLLAQFSQHISEERDESEREELLAPVVIPPRPKIVAQPRVKTKPFFLQPGDRQIEAAIVWMAQSLTNEVENEFAEVLPQLRSLYKTRSIRAMREERNLRSRGRGRGRGVKRGRGRSTGARVPYRDLRWREKRPSERIVQN, from the exons ATGCCAAAGACACGTTTGTTTGTCGGAGGTCTGAGTGAGAAAGTTGACGAAGATGCCCTTGGGTCGAGGCTGTCCCGATTTGGCACCGTGTCGGGCATTGATCTAAAGGAGAGAACTGATGCTGATGGAAATGTTATGTTGAAATTTTCATATGTTAATATAGATGCACCTTCATCGAAGATTGATGAAT GTATAAGGCAGCTGAATGGGTGCTCATGGCTAGGGTCCCAACTAAGAGTAGAACCAGCCAAAGAAAGTTTCTTAGATCGCCTCAGCAGAGAGAGAGCTTCCATtaaacagcaacaacaagagTCTGGTCATAAGGAAAAGATAGATAAATCACCTGCCATCACATTCACAAAGCCGGTTAAGAAAGATGATAGTATTAATGTGAAGAGATCACTAAAAGATTGTGAGGTCGAGAATGATGCATCTTTGGAGGAGGGAATTAAAAAGAAGAAGAAACATAAAACGTCGAATAGGGAAAGTAATGCAAGTGAAATATCGGTGTCGGAAGATGCCGTACCTACCGTTGATGCTCAGGAGGAGAAGAGGAAGAAAAAGAGACGAAGCACAGATCACAGTTCAGCTGCTGAACCTGAGCAGTCAATGTCAGCAAAATGTAAGTCAAAAAAGAAACATAAAGCTGAAGAGGAAATGATGTCCAGCTTTAAAAAGTTTAGCTCGGTGTGGGCCGATTCTGATGACGACACAAATGACCAGAACAAAAGTAACGCTGATGTTGGGGACGTGATGGCTGGCAGTGATGAAGGCTTCTTCATTGATCTGGAACCTGACAAGTTGGAACCAGTTGCATCTGCCAGCAAGAAAGCCAGAAAGAAAGAG AAAAGAGACGAGACCAATATGAGGGTTGGTGAACATGTGAATGATGGCCATAATACAGGGACTGTCCAAGATGATCACCAGGCTCAGGTAGAGAGCTTGGCTGATTTAAAAGCCTCAGATGGGTGCTTCACCAACCTCAA ACATGATGGTGCTGAGGGCTCTATATCAAATAAACTACTTCCATCATCACAAGAGCAAGAG GCAAAACAAACCATGATAAGTGAAAGAGAGGAAGGGAAAAAGTATGTAAAAGTGGATAAAGATCTCAACTTTGGCAAGAGTTCTTCAGGGTTCAGCTTACTGGCTCAGTTCTCTCAACACATAAGTGAAG AGAGAGATGAAAGTGAAAGAGAAGAATTACTAGCACCAGTAGTAATACCCCCTCGACCCAAGATTGTTGCACAACCTCGAGTAAAGACAAAACCTTTCTTCTTGCAACCTGGTGATCGACAGATTGAAG CTGCAATAGTCTGGATGGCTCAGTCACTTACAAATGAAGTAGAAAATGAGTTTGCAGAAGTACTACCTCAACTCAGGTCCCTTTACAAGACCAGATCCATTAGAGCTATGAGGGAAGAGAGAAATTTGAGAAGTCGTGGTCGTGGTCGTGGCCGTGGTGTAAAGAGAGGTCGCGGTAGAAGTACGGGGGCAAGAGTCCCATACCGTGATCTCAGGTGGAGGGAGAAAAGACCTAGTGAAAGAATTGTACAAAATTAA
- the LOC123749534 gene encoding uncharacterized protein isoform X1: protein MSARWLLYLSLLWALDASSVTQQPKKRKSCVKEISITENNSTFTSGFWYRLHLLEEPRCSLENKTWKARLLSCKDNKEVGTFKLKEVSGFLCAVAGCQVLEVRHTLSKQVLGHDDHISVEVFFDLFDVTGLKLALRSDSRVRSWDVTILQCRSEDEFNLQQCKETIKTDIGNSTFLELQEQFLANKCYYFHLRPNGYNCTLLAGVNLIQAPNGCHPSIINPTELAHPIRENALEGMVVVMPLVTVVVVVAAVVMAGVTSVVYKRRCWHSASVGIGVVVRGGAENKPQVLVLRARDSTPSTHDGSDFVTQLRARLQCQVYDVLEGNGMEMIADPSQWLLQTMSTSSKVKVVLILSPAVLDLFHTLLEDEAALEVSSVDTDFRTRLVVAGLKRLLECDLVYNYSRVFVISFMEVEKNSGADLLASCRRYCLPQHWPELVLALTGDQDI from the exons atgtcagcaaggtggctgctgtacctctcactcttgtgggctcTCGATGCATCTAGTGTTACACAGCAGCCCAAGAAAC GGAAGTCTTGCGTGAAGGAGATCAGCATCACAGAGAACAACAGTACCTTCACCTCTGGCTTCTGGTACAGGTTGCACCTACTGGAGGAGCCGAGATGTTCCTTAG AAAACAAGACATGGAAGGCAAGACTTTTGAGCTGCAAAGATAATAAAGAAGTTGGAACATTCAAATTGAAGGAG GTCTCGGGTTTCTTGTGTGCAGTAGCAGGGTGTCAGGTGCTGGAGGTCAGACACACCTTGTCCAAGCAGGTCCTGGGACACGATGACCACATCTCGGTAGAAGTCTTCTTCGATTTATTTGA CGTCACAGGTTTGAAACTTGCTCTGAGATCAGACTCCCGAGTACGATCTTGGGATGTGACTATACTACAGTGCCGCTCTGAAGATGAATTCAATCTTCAGCAGTGTAAAGAGACGATTAAGACAGATATTGGGAACAGCACATTTTTGGAGCTTCAAGAGCAGTTCCTTGCTAACAAATGTTACTACTTTCAT CTCCGCCCCAATGGCTATAATTGCACGCTGCTGGCTGGAGTGAATCTTATTCAAGCTCCGAATGGATGTCATccaagtatcatcaacccaactgAACTTGCTCATCCAATACG TGAGAACGCACtggagggaatggtggtggtgatgccgctggtgacggtggtggttgtggtggcagcagtggtgatgGCGGGTGTCACCTCTGTTGTTTACAAGAGACGATGCTGGCATTCTGCTTCTGTAG GTATTGGAGTTGTTGTGAGGGGTGGGGCAGAGAATAAGCCACAAGTGCTTGTGTTACGAGCCAGGGACTCGACACCTTCCACACACGATGGTTCAGACTTCGTTACACAGCTGAGAGCACGTCTCCAGTGTCAG GTATATGATGTCTTGGAAGGAAATGGTATGGAAATGATAGCCGACCCGAGCCAGTGGCTGCTGCAGACAATGTCGACCTCCTCCAAAGTGAAAGTGGTACTGATATTATCCCCAGCAGTATTAGACCTATTTCACACATTATTGGAAGATGAGGCAG CACTGGAGGTGAGCAGTGTGGACACAGACTTCAGGACGAGACTTGTAGTTGCAGGACTAAAGCGTCTGCTGGAGTGCGACTTGGTGTACAACTACAGTCGAGTGTTTGTGATCAG TTTTATGGAAGTGGAAAAGAATTCTGGTGCTGACCTTCTTGCAAGTTGTCGGCGTTATTGCCTACCTCAACATTGGCCAGAGCTCGTGCTAGCTCTTACAGG AGATCAAGACATCTGA
- the LOC123749534 gene encoding uncharacterized protein isoform X2 encodes MSARWLLYLSLLWALDASSVTQQPKKRKSCVKEISITENNSTFTSGFWYRLHLLEEPRCSLENKTWKARLLSCKDNKEVGTFKLKEVSGFLCAVAGCQVLEVRHTLSKQVLGHDDHISVEVFFDLFDVTGLKLALRSDSRVRSWDVTILQCRSEDEFNLQQCKETIKTDIGNSTFLELQEQFLANKCYYFHLRPNGYNCTLLAGVNLIQAPNGCHPSIINPTELAHPIRENALEGMVVVMPLVTVVVVVAAVVMAGVTSVVYKRRCWHSASVGIGVVVRGGAENKPQVLVLRARDSTPSTHDGSDFVTQLRARLQCQVYDVLEGNGMEMIADPSQWLLQTMSTSSKVKVVLILSPAVLDLFHTLLEDEAALEVSSVDTDFRTRLVVAGLKRLLECDLVYNYSRVFVIRDQDI; translated from the exons atgtcagcaaggtggctgctgtacctctcactcttgtgggctcTCGATGCATCTAGTGTTACACAGCAGCCCAAGAAAC GGAAGTCTTGCGTGAAGGAGATCAGCATCACAGAGAACAACAGTACCTTCACCTCTGGCTTCTGGTACAGGTTGCACCTACTGGAGGAGCCGAGATGTTCCTTAG AAAACAAGACATGGAAGGCAAGACTTTTGAGCTGCAAAGATAATAAAGAAGTTGGAACATTCAAATTGAAGGAG GTCTCGGGTTTCTTGTGTGCAGTAGCAGGGTGTCAGGTGCTGGAGGTCAGACACACCTTGTCCAAGCAGGTCCTGGGACACGATGACCACATCTCGGTAGAAGTCTTCTTCGATTTATTTGA CGTCACAGGTTTGAAACTTGCTCTGAGATCAGACTCCCGAGTACGATCTTGGGATGTGACTATACTACAGTGCCGCTCTGAAGATGAATTCAATCTTCAGCAGTGTAAAGAGACGATTAAGACAGATATTGGGAACAGCACATTTTTGGAGCTTCAAGAGCAGTTCCTTGCTAACAAATGTTACTACTTTCAT CTCCGCCCCAATGGCTATAATTGCACGCTGCTGGCTGGAGTGAATCTTATTCAAGCTCCGAATGGATGTCATccaagtatcatcaacccaactgAACTTGCTCATCCAATACG TGAGAACGCACtggagggaatggtggtggtgatgccgctggtgacggtggtggttgtggtggcagcagtggtgatgGCGGGTGTCACCTCTGTTGTTTACAAGAGACGATGCTGGCATTCTGCTTCTGTAG GTATTGGAGTTGTTGTGAGGGGTGGGGCAGAGAATAAGCCACAAGTGCTTGTGTTACGAGCCAGGGACTCGACACCTTCCACACACGATGGTTCAGACTTCGTTACACAGCTGAGAGCACGTCTCCAGTGTCAG GTATATGATGTCTTGGAAGGAAATGGTATGGAAATGATAGCCGACCCGAGCCAGTGGCTGCTGCAGACAATGTCGACCTCCTCCAAAGTGAAAGTGGTACTGATATTATCCCCAGCAGTATTAGACCTATTTCACACATTATTGGAAGATGAGGCAG CACTGGAGGTGAGCAGTGTGGACACAGACTTCAGGACGAGACTTGTAGTTGCAGGACTAAAGCGTCTGCTGGAGTGCGACTTGGTGTACAACTACAGTCGAGTGTTTGTGATCAG AGATCAAGACATCTGA
- the LOC123749556 gene encoding uncharacterized protein isoform X1, with product MLNSFRQRVFRMLSLSTTNIMADSDAEEAVMPESLLKREHVLAALTADRGHTAHLKSWSMRQFTEAGENATAFVACVIVEFSQNGKIEKTNYIAKLNPLRGETWSDFMHMAFHKESKLYQEIEPMLTMLLEKRGLDALRIPRCLFSSLEPDQEVIILDDLRGQGFRKYDRRKTMDIAHATVVLQEMARFHAASMLQVTQIPDFEVKYDFLCKHWCNYKADAGDTYRVVMSDNLENVRVLLQTEEGYERAADWVERLKPQVLSMFEEQTATTASFTVICHLDLVNNNLLFRYNERGEPIDVRILDFQMCYIASLATDLAEFFYTCLGASDRKTHLDCLLSTYYASFSEVLEASGTAMPFTYKELHEEYKCKFLFGVLAAIWKLPFIIAEGDEIPDMDNYVDQEAFCQTQQRNMLTMLKKYKNFHLRFLSIFDEVCDLTGQV from the exons TGGCTGATAGTGATGCTGAAGAAGCAGTGATGCCGGAGAGTCTGCTGAAGAGAGAACATGTGCTGGCAGCCCTGACGGCTGATAGAGGACACACTGCTCACCTCAAGTCATGGTCAATGCGACAGTTCACTGAAGCAGGAGAAAACGCGACTGCGTTTGTGGCTTGTGTTATAGTTGAATTTTCCCAAAATGGCAAAATAGAAAAGACTAACTATATAGCCAAATTAAATCCACTTAGAGGAGAAACTTGGAGTGATTTCATGCATATGGCATTTCATAAGGAAAGTAAATTGTACCAGGAAATTGAGCCCATGTTGACGATGCTGTTGGAAAAGAGAGGACTTGATGCACTTAGAATTCCTCGATGTCTTTTCTCTAGCTTGGAGCCGGACCAAGAAGTAATAATTCTTGATGATCTAAGAGGCCAAGGCTTTCGAAAGTATGATCGTAGAAAGACAATGGACATAGCACACGCGACAGTAGTCTTGCAAGAGATGGCAAGATTTCATGCAGCCTCCATGTTGCAAGTTACACAGATTCCAGATTTTGAGGTCAAATATGATTTCCTATGCAAACACTGGTGCAATTACAAAGCCGATGCTGGGGACACTTACCGTGTGGTTATGAGTGATAATCTGGAGAACGTAAGAGTTTTGTTACAAACGGAGGAGGGCTATGAGAGAGCGGCGGATTGGGTAGAGAGACTTAAACCTCAAGTCCTCAGTATGTTTGAGGAGCAAACTGCCACAACTGCATCTTTTACTGTTATATGTCACCTTGACTTGGTCAACAATAATTTACTATTTAG GTACAATGAGCGAGGCGAGCCTATAGATGTACGGATTTTGGACTTCCAAATGTGTTACATTGCGTCCCTAGCCACCGACCTGGCAGAGTTCTTCTATACTTGCCTCGGCGCCAGTGACAGAAAAACCCACCTAGATTGTTTGCTGAGCACCTATTATGCCTCGTTCAGCGAGGTGCTGGAAGCGAGTGGCACAGCTATGCCTTTTACCTACAAGGAACTACATGAAGAATACAAATGCAAGTTTCTCTTTGGAGTGCTTGCAGCCATATGGAAATTGCCATTCATCATCGCAGAAGGTGATGAGATCCCAGACATGGACAACTATGTTGATCAAGAAGCCTTCTGCCAAACTCAGCAGAGAAACATGCTGACAATGCTCAAGAAATACAAGAATTTTCACCTTCGTTTTCTGTCGATATTTGATGAAGTCTGTGACCTAACAGGACAGGTGTGA
- the LOC123749556 gene encoding uncharacterized protein isoform X3 has product MPESLLKREHVLAALTADRGHTAHLKSWSMRQFTEAGENATAFVACVIVEFSQNGKIEKTNYIAKLNPLRGETWSDFMHMAFHKESKLYQEIEPMLTMLLEKRGLDALRIPRCLFSSLEPDQEVIILDDLRGQGFRKYDRRKTMDIAHATVVLQEMARFHAASMLQVTQIPDFEVKYDFLCKHWCNYKADAGDTYRVVMSDNLENVRVLLQTEEGYERAADWVERLKPQVLSMFEEQTATTASFTVICHLDLVNNNLLFRYNERGEPIDVRILDFQMCYIASLATDLAEFFYTCLGASDRKTHLDCLLSTYYASFSEVLEASGTAMPFTYKELHEEYKCKFLFGVLAAIWKLPFIIAEGDEIPDMDNYVDQEAFCQTQQRNMLTMLKKYKNFHLRFLSIFDEVCDLTGQV; this is encoded by the exons ATGCCGGAGAGTCTGCTGAAGAGAGAACATGTGCTGGCAGCCCTGACGGCTGATAGAGGACACACTGCTCACCTCAAGTCATGGTCAATGCGACAGTTCACTGAAGCAGGAGAAAACGCGACTGCGTTTGTGGCTTGTGTTATAGTTGAATTTTCCCAAAATGGCAAAATAGAAAAGACTAACTATATAGCCAAATTAAATCCACTTAGAGGAGAAACTTGGAGTGATTTCATGCATATGGCATTTCATAAGGAAAGTAAATTGTACCAGGAAATTGAGCCCATGTTGACGATGCTGTTGGAAAAGAGAGGACTTGATGCACTTAGAATTCCTCGATGTCTTTTCTCTAGCTTGGAGCCGGACCAAGAAGTAATAATTCTTGATGATCTAAGAGGCCAAGGCTTTCGAAAGTATGATCGTAGAAAGACAATGGACATAGCACACGCGACAGTAGTCTTGCAAGAGATGGCAAGATTTCATGCAGCCTCCATGTTGCAAGTTACACAGATTCCAGATTTTGAGGTCAAATATGATTTCCTATGCAAACACTGGTGCAATTACAAAGCCGATGCTGGGGACACTTACCGTGTGGTTATGAGTGATAATCTGGAGAACGTAAGAGTTTTGTTACAAACGGAGGAGGGCTATGAGAGAGCGGCGGATTGGGTAGAGAGACTTAAACCTCAAGTCCTCAGTATGTTTGAGGAGCAAACTGCCACAACTGCATCTTTTACTGTTATATGTCACCTTGACTTGGTCAACAATAATTTACTATTTAG GTACAATGAGCGAGGCGAGCCTATAGATGTACGGATTTTGGACTTCCAAATGTGTTACATTGCGTCCCTAGCCACCGACCTGGCAGAGTTCTTCTATACTTGCCTCGGCGCCAGTGACAGAAAAACCCACCTAGATTGTTTGCTGAGCACCTATTATGCCTCGTTCAGCGAGGTGCTGGAAGCGAGTGGCACAGCTATGCCTTTTACCTACAAGGAACTACATGAAGAATACAAATGCAAGTTTCTCTTTGGAGTGCTTGCAGCCATATGGAAATTGCCATTCATCATCGCAGAAGGTGATGAGATCCCAGACATGGACAACTATGTTGATCAAGAAGCCTTCTGCCAAACTCAGCAGAGAAACATGCTGACAATGCTCAAGAAATACAAGAATTTTCACCTTCGTTTTCTGTCGATATTTGATGAAGTCTGTGACCTAACAGGACAGGTGTGA
- the LOC123749556 gene encoding uncharacterized protein isoform X2 produces MADSDAEEAVMPESLLKREHVLAALTADRGHTAHLKSWSMRQFTEAGENATAFVACVIVEFSQNGKIEKTNYIAKLNPLRGETWSDFMHMAFHKESKLYQEIEPMLTMLLEKRGLDALRIPRCLFSSLEPDQEVIILDDLRGQGFRKYDRRKTMDIAHATVVLQEMARFHAASMLQVTQIPDFEVKYDFLCKHWCNYKADAGDTYRVVMSDNLENVRVLLQTEEGYERAADWVERLKPQVLSMFEEQTATTASFTVICHLDLVNNNLLFRYNERGEPIDVRILDFQMCYIASLATDLAEFFYTCLGASDRKTHLDCLLSTYYASFSEVLEASGTAMPFTYKELHEEYKCKFLFGVLAAIWKLPFIIAEGDEIPDMDNYVDQEAFCQTQQRNMLTMLKKYKNFHLRFLSIFDEVCDLTGQV; encoded by the exons A TGGCTGATAGTGATGCTGAAGAAGCAGTGATGCCGGAGAGTCTGCTGAAGAGAGAACATGTGCTGGCAGCCCTGACGGCTGATAGAGGACACACTGCTCACCTCAAGTCATGGTCAATGCGACAGTTCACTGAAGCAGGAGAAAACGCGACTGCGTTTGTGGCTTGTGTTATAGTTGAATTTTCCCAAAATGGCAAAATAGAAAAGACTAACTATATAGCCAAATTAAATCCACTTAGAGGAGAAACTTGGAGTGATTTCATGCATATGGCATTTCATAAGGAAAGTAAATTGTACCAGGAAATTGAGCCCATGTTGACGATGCTGTTGGAAAAGAGAGGACTTGATGCACTTAGAATTCCTCGATGTCTTTTCTCTAGCTTGGAGCCGGACCAAGAAGTAATAATTCTTGATGATCTAAGAGGCCAAGGCTTTCGAAAGTATGATCGTAGAAAGACAATGGACATAGCACACGCGACAGTAGTCTTGCAAGAGATGGCAAGATTTCATGCAGCCTCCATGTTGCAAGTTACACAGATTCCAGATTTTGAGGTCAAATATGATTTCCTATGCAAACACTGGTGCAATTACAAAGCCGATGCTGGGGACACTTACCGTGTGGTTATGAGTGATAATCTGGAGAACGTAAGAGTTTTGTTACAAACGGAGGAGGGCTATGAGAGAGCGGCGGATTGGGTAGAGAGACTTAAACCTCAAGTCCTCAGTATGTTTGAGGAGCAAACTGCCACAACTGCATCTTTTACTGTTATATGTCACCTTGACTTGGTCAACAATAATTTACTATTTAG GTACAATGAGCGAGGCGAGCCTATAGATGTACGGATTTTGGACTTCCAAATGTGTTACATTGCGTCCCTAGCCACCGACCTGGCAGAGTTCTTCTATACTTGCCTCGGCGCCAGTGACAGAAAAACCCACCTAGATTGTTTGCTGAGCACCTATTATGCCTCGTTCAGCGAGGTGCTGGAAGCGAGTGGCACAGCTATGCCTTTTACCTACAAGGAACTACATGAAGAATACAAATGCAAGTTTCTCTTTGGAGTGCTTGCAGCCATATGGAAATTGCCATTCATCATCGCAGAAGGTGATGAGATCCCAGACATGGACAACTATGTTGATCAAGAAGCCTTCTGCCAAACTCAGCAGAGAAACATGCTGACAATGCTCAAGAAATACAAGAATTTTCACCTTCGTTTTCTGTCGATATTTGATGAAGTCTGTGACCTAACAGGACAGGTGTGA